The region TTATTTACTGTTGTACTATAATTATTTAGTCGCCATTTTCAGTTAATTTCATAGGCTTAAATAAGGTGTGTATGAGAGTTGTAAAAGGAATATTGCTCGGGCTGGTGTCACTCTTCATTTGCTATCGTTCTTATGCTGTTGTTTTAGATAATTCAACCTTAATGATTGATAATATTCAGCCTAGTGATGTGTTTATGAGGGCACGTTTAATCGAAGGAGAACTTCTAACCTTTGATTTAAATGAAGATTTATTTACTAAATATAATTCAACAGTCGCTTATCAAGTGATAAATGCACAACCAAGGGAAGTTTTTTTTATTGCTAAGTCTTTGAACCTTAACGCTAAGCGATTTAGCTTTAAGCACACTGATAATGTTGGTCGTGAGTTTTCTGTTCATGTCTATCGTAATGAACCTTTGCATGTTTATCGAGTTTTTAGCGAAGTATTAAAGTCTATTCGTGCGGTACAATCTTCACTTACCATCGAAAGCTATAATATACGTATCCCACATGAGCCTGCTACTCCGACCCAAGTTTATAATAAAACTTTGTCTAATAATCGTTTACTGTCAATATTAAACTCCAATAAGATGCAGCCAAAGGATGTGATTAAGGTGGTTGAATATTGTTATGAATTAAGTCTATTGTTATTTGCTAGTCAGTATCCTGGAGTCAAAATAGCTCCCTATGTACAACTTGAAATTGAGCCCATTGACAAGACACCAACTGATGTTTTTTATCTCTTAATTGATACTTTTCAAACTCTAAAGTCATATGCAAAGTTGAATTTTAATTTAACCAGTATGGATATCATAGCAGTAGACATATCAAGAGAGATCTTACCATCTGATGTGATTGATCTGACCATGGCATTAAATGCTGAGCTGACCTATCTAGCTTATCAAGCTAAAGTAAAAATTCCAGCCAATAAAGATAGAGGGCGACAAGAGGTAACGCCAAGCATGGTGTTCGATATGGTAAGTAGAATTCAACACGTATTGAATCAAAAAAATGATTAACTGGTCATACTTTGTTATTTTAGTGATTATGGGTGACCAGTTTGAGAATAATATGATGCAGCAAAATATAGAAACTGAGCGATTAGTACTACGACCTTTTAAGTTAAGCGATAGCAAGAGAGTGTCCGAATTAGCCGGAGATAAGCAAATCGCAGAAATGACGGAAAATATTCCTCATCCTTATAACGAATCGATTGCCAAGAATTGGATTCTAGGCAGTGAAGCCCTTTTTGCTGAAAGTAAAGGCATCGTTTATGCGATTACTTTTAAGCAGAAGGATGAGATCATTGGTGCAGTTAGTTTTCCTAAACTCGTAGATGGCAGTGGTGTGTTAGGATATTGGGTTGGCGTTCCTTTTTGGGGGGTGGGTATAGCTTATGAGGCTGCTGCGGCTTTAGTGGAGTATGGTAAACAACATTACGGTTTAAATAAGCTCGAGGTAACCCATTTAACAGAAAATAAACGTTCTAAATCAGTGGTAAGAAAACTCGGTGTACCTTATGTTAAAAACAAAATTAAGCATATACAAGGTCAAGATAGAACTGTATGCGTATATGCCTCTAAGATTTGATAGCGGAATAATGTCAGTTTAATTAGACTCGATACTCTACAAGGTTCCTGTCGAAAAATGAGTGACGTGCAAACAATCCAAATCGAAGAAACAATGCTTTACTATTGTTGATAATAAAAAGCTGTAGATGTGGCTACGAGCTTCCAAAAAAGACGTTTTGGTAGAGCTTATAGCGACATATTTACAGCGTCTCACTGAAGCATCTACACATAAACTTGCAGCAAGCAATAAACACCAATAATACTATAGTAATTTTGTGGGGTGTTAATCGCTAAAGCCTTCGCGTAAAAACAGGTGGCGTGTTTGGTTAAAGACTGATTCATCAGCTTGTATAAAGTCGATGGCGAGCTGAAAACTCTCTAAGCGACACTTAGTGAGTTTAGCAATTTCATACTCATTCATCACAATATTCATCGCCTCCACTGTCCACTCTGGTTCGCCTAGGCCAATATCCGTTTCATCAGGATCATAATGAGTGATCATCCAATCTTGAAGTTGCGCAGTGGTGATAATTGAATTGCCCCAAGATAAAATAATATCGGTGAGTACTTGTTTACTGATGTTAGGTTTGTTTGCAGTCTTGCTCATAAGAAATTGGCTCTTACTAGGGATTGTAGTGCTGTAACGCCAAAGGGTAACCGAATTGTGTGCTAAGAGCGAGAATAAGAAAAGCAATGGGGATAAGTTGTTGTGTCGGCATAGTCAAGGGCAATGAACTTGCCCTCGATATTAAGATGTTAATTTAGCTCGTAAATTTATAGATCTGCGTGCGGGCCAAAGACTTCGTAATGGATGCGATCGTCACTGACATTTAATTCAAGGAGTTGTTGCTTAGCAAAACGCATAAATGCAATTGGACCACAGAGGTAGAAATGACCATCTGTTAATGGCAGTTGTGATTTCAATAGCGCTAAATTCATAAAACCTTGCTGAACATTTGCATTGGCTTCAGGATTTTCTATGCCACTTGCATCACGGTACCAAGTATGGTGTTGCAGATTTATTTTTTCGCTTAATAGGCTTACACGTTGATTAAACGAATGTTGCTCGATGCTTTCACAAGCATGCAAGTAGAACACAGGCTTATCAAATTGTTTATCTGCTAGCATTTCCAACATAGATTGCATTGGTGTCACGCCAACACCTGCTGAGATGAGTGCCACTGGTGCGTTACGCTCAACGTAATGAAAGTCACCTGCAGGTGGATAAATATCAACAATGTCATCAACATTAAGATCGTCGTGCAGATGGTTAGAGACTACACCTGGGATCCCAATTGCTTCTCGTTTGACCGAGATTCGATAACTGTTACCATTTGGTTTATCTGATAGTGAATATTGGCGTATTTCGATAAACTCATGATTTTTAGGCTCCACCTTAATACCTAAGTATTGACCCGGTTGATAACTGATCACCGCTTGTTCATCGATAGGCTTAAAGACAAAACTGGTGACTAAACTTGACTCTTCACGCTTTTCAGCCACTTTGAATTTTCTTGCACCAAGCCAACCTCCAACCTGATTAGCACTGTTTTGATAAAGCTCATCTTCACGTTTGATAAAGATGCCAGCGAGTAACCCGTATGCTGCGCCCCAAGCTTCTTCAACTTCAGCGGTGAACGCATCTGGAGCGAGTTCTTTGAGTGTTTCTAATAGGTGATGGCCGACAATGGGGTAGTGATCAGGTTGAATATTAAAGGTGGTGTGCTTATGAGCAATGCGTTCGACAGCGCCAGATAGTGCGCCTAAATTGTCAATGTTTTTAGCATAGGCTGCTACCGCGTTAAAAAGTGCAGCAGGTTGACCACCGGTTTGTTGGTGACTCATATTAAATACGTTTTTAAGTTCAGGATGATGACTGAACAGTCTTTTATAAAAATGCTCAGTAATTGCAGTATTAGCAGATTCTAATAAAGGAATGGTGCTTTTAACGATGCTGATATGTTTTGCAGATAACATGTATATATCCTTAATTGTATGATGATTGCATCAAAATAGGTGTAATAATCGGGTTTGTGTTATTTAACTGACTCTTTGGCTCATTAGAATTCGAGCGTAGTGCCAAATAAAGAGAGAGAATGCAGCAATCCAGCAGACGGCGCTGATGTCCCAACCTAGGCTCGACATTTCAAATAGCGGTAGCAAAAATCTTGTTGCGGTCCCGATAAATATCAGTGCGAAAGCCATGTTTAACGATGGGTGTGGTTTAAGAGCTCTGCCTGTGTGTCCTAAAGAGACACGAGCAATCATCGCTAATATCATGCCGCCTACGGTACCAATAGTGATCAGATGGAGTGCATCAGCAAAGGCTATCGAGTGAGTCAGAAAACTAATACCTAGCATAATGAGTCCTAAGCCAAGAAAAAAATAAGCCAATTGTAGTGACCAAAGTAGGGGGACTTTTCGGGTAGAAAGTGGATCCCAATGTAATAACCTTAGCAAATGTATCGTACCTGCACCGATTAAAAGAATGGCAGGGGTCATAGGCAGTCTAGTGAACTGGCTCATAGCAAAGACACCGATCCCAATGATGGTGAGCACAGGCAAGATTTTATCGAGTATAGGTGTCGCTGTGACGGTAGCATTTTGGCCACCACGCTCAGTAAAAAAAGGGATCACTCGCCCTCCAACGATCCCGACTAAGAGTCCGAATGTCAAAATAGCAATGTGAGCCAGATGAAGTGCAAATTTAGTATCACCAGTAAAATCGGCGATTAAAAAACTCATATTGAGTAGCATCATGACTGACAATAACGGGATAAATTGATAATTTCGGCGACTTTTGGCACTAAACACCATAGAGGCTAGAAAACTAATACAGGTTAACCACCAAATGCCTTGGAGGACAATGGCGATGACTTGAAGCCTATGATCGCTGCTCCATAATAATGTCCGTACCATTAGCCAAATTAAGGTCAAACATAACAAAGCACTACCATTGAGGCTGCGTTTTTGAGTCCAAGTTTGCGCTGCCGTTAGTAAAAATGCGACAGCGATGGTGGCGCCAAATCCAAATAGCATCTCGTGAATATGCCAGGCTAATGGTGTAAGTCCAGTATTCGCTAGCGCTGGCAGATGACCATGGAGAAAGAGTAGCCATGCTCCGATACTGAGTACTGAACTTAATGTGCTAATGAGAAACCAAGGACGAAATGCAAGATCCCAAATAGGCAGCTGGGTAAAATCTAATACCTGAGCAGGGAGACTGTTTTTTATGTGATCCATTTCTCCTGGTCGGTTTGACAAGTCGCCAGTAGAATTAAGCTGCTGGTTGAGCCTTGTCTTGCTGCTGAGTGTTTGTTTGGTTGGCTCACTTATCATACGTAAAGGTTGGCTCATTAATGACTCTTATTATCTAGTTATTGTTTACACCTAAGCGATATATACATCTTAAAGTTGAATAGCACCTAAACCGTGTAAACCAATACAGCGCATGACGTATCCTATTTTTAGTGCTGCTGCCAAGAGAATAAGTGCAACGTGGCTGGCAACTTGAGTCCATAAAGAGAAATACTCATCATGGGTATAACCAATGATGATACACATTATGATCCCTAACATTGCGACGAGCATAATGCCGTTACCACTGAGCATGACACGTGAAAAATTGCGTTGATACTCTTGATCTGAAGATCCATTTTCAGCAGAAGTTGATGTCACCGAAAAACCTGATTGAGTAGCAGTTTGTGATGTGTTCATACTTAAACTCCTTAAATGGATGATCTATCATGCAGTTAGTGGTCGAATAAAGCTGGCCAGTTACGCATGTGAATCTTGTAAACGGGGTTAACTTAAATTATATAAAGCTATTATCATGCCAACTTTACAAACACTTATCTTTTAAGTGTTTACGTTATTCCCAAGGCTTGGATAGAGTCATAATGACCTTTACTTTGTGTAGTCGTTATGACTCTTATGATGTGTTTTGTATCACTCTGTGTTAAATTTACTATCCCACACGATAAACAAATGAATAAAGAGGTTAATCTTGGATGAGATATCGCCACAAGCTCTGATAGAACTCGCCTTGGATCTGGCGAATAGTCTAACCACGAAAGATAGGTTCGAGCGTCTGCTGAGCACTGTCAGGCATGTAGTAACCTGTGATGCGGTGGTGTTGTTAGATGTTGAGTCGGGCTTTCTTAAGCCTTTAGCACAACAAGGATTAAGCCAAGATGCATTAGGACGTCGTTTTGAGATCATGGCTCATCCGAGATTTGCCGCTATTTGTAACTCTGTGACACCAGTGCGCTTCGCAACTGAAAGCCCTTTGCCTGATCCTTATGATGGAATGTTGCTTGCCTACGAAGGTGATTTACCTGTACATGCTTGTATGGGGTTGCCCTTAATGTCTGATCATAAATTGATCGGGGTGCTGACTTTGGACAGCATGAGTCCTCATGTTTTCGATGATATTCCCAAGCGTACTCTAGATATTATTTCAGCCATGTCAGCGGCAACGTTAAAAACGGCGATTTTATTGCAAGAATTGGAACGTCATTCTGTTCATAACCAGCAAGTGTTGGCTGAATTGACCCATGAAGCTTTGGTCAAAGATGGTGGAGAACTGATGGGGAACAGTCACGTCATGTTGAAACTTAAACGTGAGATTGATATGGTCGCCATTTCAGACTTCTCCATTCTTATTGAAGGTGAAACCGGCGTAGGCAAAGAGTTGGTGGCCCGAACGTTACATCGGCAATCCAAACGAGGTGAAGGCCCGCTAGTGTATGTCAATTGTGCAGCCCTGCCAGAAAGCTTAATTGAGAGTGAGTTATTTGGTCATGTTAGAGGGGCATTTACGAGTGCTGATCGAAACCGGATAGGTAAATTTAGTTTGGCTGATGGTGGTACCATTTTTCTTGATGAAATTGGTGAATTACCGTTACCTGTACAAAGTAAGTTACTGCGAGTATTGCAAAATCAAGAGATCCAAGTGGTGGGAAAAGATGCCGTTGAGCAGGTCAATGTGCGCATTTTGGCAGCGACTAACCGTCAGCTTAAAGTGGAGGTGGCACAGGGACGTTTTAGGGCCGATCTTTATCACAGGCTCAGTGTATATCCGATCTCTGTTCCTCCTTTGAGGGGACGTGAGGGGGATGTTACTTTACTCAGCGGCCACTTTATTGAGTTGACCCGTAGAAAACTGGGTATGCAACAACTCACGTTGAGAGCATCAGCGATAGATGCACTCAATCAATATGATTGGCCTGGTAATGTCAGAGAGTTAGAGCATGTGATAGCCCGTGCCGCCTTACGCGCTAAAGGCAGTGCGAGTTCTGGCATTATTCGCATTGGTTTAGAGCACATGGAGCATCTTGTTGCAACTCAGTCTCAGTTATCAACCTTGGGATCACAATCAGGTTTACCACAGCTAAATGACCATCTTTCAGAACAAACTTCTGTTGCTGAGTTTGACAATGATCTTAAATCGGCTACCGAAGCGTTTCAACGTAAAATGATCACTCAAGTACTGTCTGAAGAGTCAGGAAATTGGTCCGCTGCGGCCAAGCGCTTGCAAACCGATAGAGCCAATTTAAATCGTTTAGGCAAACGTTTGGGGATACGAGTGACTAAGAATATAGTGACAGGGAGTTAATGTTTGTAGCGTTATCTTTACATTAAATGCGCATCCTCTTTAGCGTTTAGTTGACTTAATAGCCTACTGATATGTTAGGATTTTGCGCAACTGTAAGTTCAGTGATTTTAAAATTTAATTTATTGAATAACTTACGCCCCATCGATAAAGAAGGCTGGTATTGTTAATGACGAAACAGGAGGTAGCGTGAGTCTATTCTTTATCATTTGATATGTTACGATCTGGAAGATAATAAAAAATGAATAATAATACTGCTTCACAGACCAAACCCGACTTTCCAAGAATATTTTGGATTGCAAACGGGGTAGAACTACTAGAACGTGCCGCCTATTATGGTGTGTTTATTGTTATCACCCTCTATTTATCTCGAATTTTAGGTTTTACCGATGTTGAAGCAGCCTGGTTAGCGGGTTCGTTTTCTGCTGGTTTATATTTTTTACCCACTTTTACCGGTGCACTTGCCGATAAAATGGGATTTAGAAGTGCTTTGTTATTAGCCTTTGCTCTACTAACGATAGGTTACTCAGGTTTGGCCATATTTCCTGCATTACTCGAGGGCCAAGGCTTAGTCGAGTACGGTAGAGAGGTGACCTATCATGGTTTGAAAAGTGCTGACATACGTTGGGTGATAGCCCCTATTCTTATTGTTATCATGATCGGTGGCTCATTTATTAAGGCGGTGATCACGGCAACCGTGGCCAAATCGACCACCACAGCCAATCGAGCAAAAGGTTTTTCTATCTTTTATATGATGGTTAATATCGGAGCTTTTTCGGGGAAAACAGTGGTTAAGCCGCTGCGTGAGTCGATGGGGGATCTGGGATTAATCAACTTAAACTATTTTGCCGCCAGTATGACCTTAGTGGCGTTTATTAGTATCTTATTTTTCTTTAAAAATGCTGAGTCAAACGCCGAAGGTAAATCCCTGACGGAGGTGGTGAATGCATTAGGTAAAGTGTTAACTAATACGCGTTTGA is a window of Shewanella sp. VB17 DNA encoding:
- a CDS encoding NnrS family protein, producing MSQPLRMISEPTKQTLSSKTRLNQQLNSTGDLSNRPGEMDHIKNSLPAQVLDFTQLPIWDLAFRPWFLISTLSSVLSIGAWLLFLHGHLPALANTGLTPLAWHIHEMLFGFGATIAVAFLLTAAQTWTQKRSLNGSALLCLTLIWLMVRTLLWSSDHRLQVIAIVLQGIWWLTCISFLASMVFSAKSRRNYQFIPLLSVMMLLNMSFLIADFTGDTKFALHLAHIAILTFGLLVGIVGGRVIPFFTERGGQNATVTATPILDKILPVLTIIGIGVFAMSQFTRLPMTPAILLIGAGTIHLLRLLHWDPLSTRKVPLLWSLQLAYFFLGLGLIMLGISFLTHSIAFADALHLITIGTVGGMILAMIARVSLGHTGRALKPHPSLNMAFALIFIGTATRFLLPLFEMSSLGWDISAVCWIAAFSLFIWHYARILMSQRVS
- a CDS encoding GNAT family N-acetyltransferase; this translates as MINWSYFVILVIMGDQFENNMMQQNIETERLVLRPFKLSDSKRVSELAGDKQIAEMTENIPHPYNESIAKNWILGSEALFAESKGIVYAITFKQKDEIIGAVSFPKLVDGSGVLGYWVGVPFWGVGIAYEAAAALVEYGKQHYGLNKLEVTHLTENKRSKSVVRKLGVPYVKNKIKHIQGQDRTVCVYASKI
- the norR gene encoding nitric oxide reductase transcriptional regulator NorR, whose product is MDEISPQALIELALDLANSLTTKDRFERLLSTVRHVVTCDAVVLLDVESGFLKPLAQQGLSQDALGRRFEIMAHPRFAAICNSVTPVRFATESPLPDPYDGMLLAYEGDLPVHACMGLPLMSDHKLIGVLTLDSMSPHVFDDIPKRTLDIISAMSAATLKTAILLQELERHSVHNQQVLAELTHEALVKDGGELMGNSHVMLKLKREIDMVAISDFSILIEGETGVGKELVARTLHRQSKRGEGPLVYVNCAALPESLIESELFGHVRGAFTSADRNRIGKFSLADGGTIFLDEIGELPLPVQSKLLRVLQNQEIQVVGKDAVEQVNVRILAATNRQLKVEVAQGRFRADLYHRLSVYPISVPPLRGREGDVTLLSGHFIELTRRKLGMQQLTLRASAIDALNQYDWPGNVRELEHVIARAALRAKGSASSGIIRIGLEHMEHLVATQSQLSTLGSQSGLPQLNDHLSEQTSVAEFDNDLKSATEAFQRKMITQVLSEESGNWSAAAKRLQTDRANLNRLGKRLGIRVTKNIVTGS
- a CDS encoding MFS transporter, which translates into the protein MNNNTASQTKPDFPRIFWIANGVELLERAAYYGVFIVITLYLSRILGFTDVEAAWLAGSFSAGLYFLPTFTGALADKMGFRSALLLAFALLTIGYSGLAIFPALLEGQGLVEYGREVTYHGLKSADIRWVIAPILIVIMIGGSFIKAVITATVAKSTTTANRAKGFSIFYMMVNIGAFSGKTVVKPLRESMGDLGLINLNYFAASMTLVAFISILFFFKNAESNAEGKSLTEVVNALGKVLTNTRLITLILIITGFWMVQHQLYATMPKYVLRMAGEGASPSWYANVNPLVVFLSVGFVTSLMSKKSALFSMTIGMFIMPLSALLMASGNMLHENIDLGFMQMHPIAAMMILGIVFQGLAESFISPRFLEYFSLQAPKGEEGLYLGFSHLHSFISSLLGFGLSGYLLQAYCPDPRTFETHEAWASAASNAHYIWYVFAGIATVSAISLMIYGVVIKRLDADKFDETQAVIA
- the hmpA gene encoding NO-inducible flavohemoprotein, producing the protein MLSAKHISIVKSTIPLLESANTAITEHFYKRLFSHHPELKNVFNMSHQQTGGQPAALFNAVAAYAKNIDNLGALSGAVERIAHKHTTFNIQPDHYPIVGHHLLETLKELAPDAFTAEVEEAWGAAYGLLAGIFIKREDELYQNSANQVGGWLGARKFKVAEKREESSLVTSFVFKPIDEQAVISYQPGQYLGIKVEPKNHEFIEIRQYSLSDKPNGNSYRISVKREAIGIPGVVSNHLHDDLNVDDIVDIYPPAGDFHYVERNAPVALISAGVGVTPMQSMLEMLADKQFDKPVFYLHACESIEQHSFNQRVSLLSEKINLQHHTWYRDASGIENPEANANVQQGFMNLALLKSQLPLTDGHFYLCGPIAFMRFAKQQLLELNVSDDRIHYEVFGPHADL